A DNA window from Marispirochaeta aestuarii contains the following coding sequences:
- a CDS encoding YbhB/YbcL family Raf kinase inhibitor-like protein has protein sequence MKIESPVFRDGESIPAKYTCDGSDVSPPLSWSGVPGGVRSFSLICDDPDAPMGTWVHWVLYNLPGETSALPEDLPAKGVLDGGGLQGKNDFGRIGYGGPCPPAGRHRYFFKLYALDTLLSLKQGADKKELLKAMEGHIRGECRIVGHYAR, from the coding sequence ATGAAGATTGAAAGTCCTGTTTTCAGAGACGGGGAGTCTATTCCTGCAAAGTATACCTGCGACGGGAGCGATGTCTCTCCCCCTCTCAGCTGGTCGGGTGTTCCGGGAGGGGTCCGTTCCTTTTCCCTGATTTGTGATGATCCTGACGCACCCATGGGAACCTGGGTTCACTGGGTGCTCTATAACCTTCCCGGCGAGACTTCTGCTCTTCCCGAGGATCTGCCGGCGAAAGGAGTCCTCGACGGCGGCGGTCTGCAGGGAAAGAACGACTTTGGCCGTATCGGTTATGGCGGTCCCTGTCCTCCGGCGGGAAGGCATCGCTATTTTTTCAAGCTGTATGCCCTGGATACCCTTCTCAGCCTGAAACAGGGGGCTGACAAAAAGGAACTGCTTAAAGCCATGGAAGGGCACATCCGCGGTGAATGCCGGATTGTGGGACATTACGCTCGCTGA
- a CDS encoding NAD-dependent succinate-semialdehyde dehydrogenase, with protein sequence MAIRSINPSTGRLIKEFTPLTEQEIEIKLSLAADCFREYRRFSFEERAGLMFKAADLLENRRDDYAGLISAEMGKTIRDSRAEVEKSAWVCRYYADNAAAFMADEMVATEAKQSFVRYQPIGPVLAVMPWNYPFWQVFRFAAPALMAGNVGLLKHASNVPQSALEIERIFLQAGFPEGAFQTLLIPAGRIAGLTADPRIKAATLTGSEAAGASLAANCGGNLKKTVLELGGSDPYIVLPDADMEKAAATATRARLVNNGQACIAAKRFILHHEIADDFLNRLVAEYGKIRVGDPADESTDLGPLVSSQALEEIRDQVAQCVAQGGTIAFGRDPEELETYKDPDLRGGYYFPPTIITGLTQAAPISKQEIFGPVAMIFRARDLDEAIEIANATEFGLGASAWTGNPENAERLINEIEAGNVFINSMVKSDPRLPFGGIKTSGYGRELSALGLREFTNIKTVWVD encoded by the coding sequence ATGGCAATTCGATCGATTAATCCTTCCACCGGCAGGCTTATAAAGGAGTTCACTCCTCTGACAGAACAGGAGATCGAAATAAAACTGTCCCTGGCGGCAGACTGCTTCCGGGAATACCGCCGATTCAGCTTTGAAGAGCGCGCAGGGCTGATGTTCAAGGCCGCTGATCTTCTGGAAAACCGCAGGGACGATTATGCCGGTCTTATAAGCGCTGAAATGGGCAAGACGATCCGGGATTCCCGGGCCGAGGTTGAGAAGTCAGCATGGGTATGCCGATACTACGCTGACAACGCGGCGGCGTTTATGGCCGATGAGATGGTCGCCACCGAGGCAAAGCAGAGCTTTGTCCGCTACCAGCCCATCGGGCCGGTTCTGGCTGTAATGCCCTGGAACTACCCCTTCTGGCAGGTGTTCCGATTTGCCGCGCCCGCCCTTATGGCCGGTAATGTGGGACTCCTCAAGCATGCCTCCAACGTGCCTCAGAGCGCCCTGGAGATAGAGCGTATATTTCTTCAGGCAGGCTTCCCGGAAGGAGCCTTTCAGACCTTATTGATTCCCGCCGGAAGAATAGCGGGCCTGACCGCCGACCCCCGCATAAAAGCAGCCACCTTGACCGGCAGTGAAGCAGCCGGCGCCAGCCTTGCGGCCAACTGCGGCGGGAATCTGAAAAAGACCGTCCTTGAACTCGGCGGAAGCGACCCCTATATTGTGCTCCCCGATGCCGACATGGAGAAAGCTGCTGCAACTGCAACCCGGGCGCGACTGGTGAACAATGGTCAGGCCTGCATTGCAGCCAAACGCTTTATCCTGCACCATGAGATTGCGGATGATTTTCTGAACCGCCTCGTTGCAGAGTACGGGAAGATACGGGTTGGGGACCCTGCGGATGAGTCTACCGATCTCGGTCCTCTGGTATCCTCCCAGGCTTTGGAGGAGATACGGGACCAGGTTGCTCAATGTGTCGCTCAGGGGGGAACGATTGCCTTCGGAAGAGATCCTGAGGAGCTCGAAACTTACAAAGACCCCGACTTGAGAGGCGGGTACTACTTTCCCCCCACGATAATCACCGGGCTAACCCAGGCTGCCCCCATATCAAAGCAGGAGATCTTTGGCCCCGTGGCAATGATTTTTCGTGCCCGTGATCTTGACGAGGCCATAGAGATCGCAAATGCGACGGAATTCGGACTTGGTGCGAGCGCCTGGACCGGAAATCCTGAAAACGCCGAACGACTGATCAATGAAATCGAGGCGGGTAACGTATTCATAAACAGCATGGTCAAGTCAGATCCCCGCCTTCCCTTCGGAGGAATCAAAACCTCCGGTTACGGCCGGGAACTGAGCGCTCTGGGTTTACGGGAGTTTACAAATATCAAGACCGTATGGGTGGACTAA